The Verrucomicrobium spinosum DSM 4136 = JCM 18804 DNA segment ACTGATGTCATCCCGTGAGAACTGAACATCCCTCCTCTGCGGCCTCGCGCGGCGAAGCCTTCACCTTGATCGAGATGATGGTCGTCATCGCCATGGTGGCAATGTTGGTGGCGCTCTCTTCCTTCTCCATCGGCTCAGCACTCTCGGCGCAGCAGCTCACATCATCGTCAGCGCGCTTCACGAATGAGCTCGCTTATGCCGCGCAACTGGCGGCCCGGGAGAACCGCATGGTCGGCGTCCGCTTCCTCCGCCGGGAGCAGGAGGTCGGCGGCGGCAAGAGCTATTTCCAAGGCTGGCAGCTTATGGTGCCGGACCGCACCACTGGAAAGTGGAGGCCGTTCGGTGAGGTGAATCTGCTGGAGAAGTCCACCATCATGCTCGGTCAGGAGGCCTGGTCCACCTTGCTGGCCCGCTCACCCCTCGTGAACGCCTCCGCCGTGGATGATGTGGACACCACCCCGCCCGTGTTTGCCTTCAAACCCGAGGGAGGCACGACTCTGCCGCGTGGCGCTTCTGTTCCAAAGTGGTGCGTCACCCTCGCCCTCGCCACCGACTGGGAGCGCTCGCCAGATGCCCTGCCGTCGAACTACCGCACCCTTGTGCTGAATGCCAGCACGGGGGCGGTTGTACTTTATTGAACTACTCCACCGCCCACTTGCGCTCCACGCGGTTCACGATGTCGATCACTGCGTCGCGCGCCTGTTCCTTCTTGTAGCCTCTCTCGAAGAGTTTGTCGTAAGGCGTCTCGGTGTGGCGGATATGGGCTCGAACCGCGAGCTTCAGGGACTCGTCATCAAGTTCTTCACGGGCGGCTTCGCGCCGGCCCACGCGGCCAGAGTGTTTCTCACACGCATGCATGGCGATCTCCGATTCCAACCCCTCAGGGCAGGAGGGGTAGAGCTGACGGATGCGCATCGCAAACACCGCGATGTACTCCTGGTCCAGCTTCTCCCGTCGCACGGCGTCCTTGGCGCGTTTCACCTCACGATCCGCCGCATCGGCCTCGCATTCCGCCTCAGCGAGCTGGAGAGCATAGGCTTCCACGAGCGTGCCGCGTCGCTCATACCGATTGCGCCGCTTTTCAGGTGAATAGACCGGATGCGCGACGTTGGAGTGTTTGGTGGCCCGGCGGGTCAGTGCCACATCCCCCGCGGGCAGCAGCAGGTGGTCTCCCAGTCCCTCGCAACCGGTGCAAGTCAGTTTTTGATTCCGGTACACGCATAGCAGGGCCCCCTGCATGATGGGGCGGCTGCAGCGGGAGCATTTTTCGTTTTGTTTACTGAAGAAGACAATGAAGAGGCTTTCTGACTCGGTATCGGGCATGGAAAGAGGGCGTTTGTTTCAGATTAGACAGCGAAGCCCCGCTGACAAATGATGGCTGGTGCGAATGCGCCGGACCTTGCCAGAGCGGTGCGCCGCGATTAGGGAACCGCTGACCTGTGACCAACGCTTTTGATATCCTCGCCCTTCCCGCCCGTCTGTCTCTGGACGAGGGCACTCTGCAACAGGCTTATCTGAGCCGGAGCAGACTGGCGCATCCGGATCACGGGGGCAGTGACCGCGAAGCCTCAGAAGTCAACGCGGCTTATGAAGTGCTGAAGGCCCCGGACAAGCGGGTGAAGCATCTTCTTGAGTTCGCCGCCCCGGAGGCCGCCCGGAGCTGGCGCACCGTGCCGCTGGATGAGCGGATGATGAGCCTGTTCTCCAGCATCGGCCAGACGCTGGATGTCTCCGCCAAGTTCGTGGAGCGGAAGGTTCGCGCCCAGAGTGCGCTGGCCAAGGCGCTCCTGGCCAACGAGGAGATGCAACAGCGCGAGCGGCTTGAGAAACTGGGCATCGCCATCTCTTCCCGTCTGAGTGAGATGGAATCCGCGCTGCCTGAGCTGGACACCCGGCTGGAGTCGGATCCCGCCAGTCTGGAGACGTGGAAGGAAATCGCCGCCCTCCAGGCCCGAATGGCCTACCTGACCAAGTGGCAGGCGCAGATCCGCGAACGGCTGCTGCAACTGATGATGTAGAGGCATTCAGTGCATTGGTGCTGGATGCGACTGCGCCCCGCGCTACCGTGCCCGTGCTATGGCCTCAGACTACATCCTCGGCATCGATCTCGGCACCACCAATTCCCTTGTGGGGGTGGTGGACAGCGGGTTTCCCATCCTCCTGGCGGATGGTGAGGGCTCCCGGATGACTCCGTCTGCGGTTCATTATGGGCCAGAGGGGGAGGGGGTGGTGGGCAGTGCGGCCGTGCGTCAGCGGGCGGTGGATGTGCAGCACACGGTCACCTCAGTGAAGCGCCTCATGGGGCGTCGGGCAGGGGAGTCGGCCTGGCAACCGCCCTATGATCTCGCTGGCCTGGGCAAAACAGCCGTGCAGGTGAGTGCAGACATCCTCAGGCACCTCAAAGCGGTGGCGGAACGTGCCCTGGAAGTACCGGTCACGCGGGCGGTCATCACAGTGCCCGCATTCTTCAATGATGCCCAGCGCAATGCCACCAAGCTGGCGGGAGAGCAGGCCGGGCTCACAGTAGAGCGTATCTTGGCAGAGCCCACCGCGGCGGCGCTGGCCTATGGGCTGGACAAGCTGGAG contains these protein-coding regions:
- the vccD gene encoding Verru_Chthon cassette protein D, translating into MRTEHPSSAASRGEAFTLIEMMVVIAMVAMLVALSSFSIGSALSAQQLTSSSARFTNELAYAAQLAARENRMVGVRFLRREQEVGGGKSYFQGWQLMVPDRTTGKWRPFGEVNLLEKSTIMLGQEAWSTLLARSPLVNASAVDDVDTTPPVFAFKPEGGTTLPRGASVPKWCVTLALATDWERSPDALPSNYRTLVLNASTGAVVLY
- a CDS encoding DUF2293 domain-containing protein, with the protein product MPDTESESLFIVFFSKQNEKCSRCSRPIMQGALLCVYRNQKLTCTGCEGLGDHLLLPAGDVALTRRATKHSNVAHPVYSPEKRRNRYERRGTLVEAYALQLAEAECEADAADREVKRAKDAVRREKLDQEYIAVFAMRIRQLYPSCPEGLESEIAMHACEKHSGRVGRREAAREELDDESLKLAVRAHIRHTETPYDKLFERGYKKEQARDAVIDIVNRVERKWAVE
- a CDS encoding J domain-containing protein; its protein translation is MTNAFDILALPARLSLDEGTLQQAYLSRSRLAHPDHGGSDREASEVNAAYEVLKAPDKRVKHLLEFAAPEAARSWRTVPLDERMMSLFSSIGQTLDVSAKFVERKVRAQSALAKALLANEEMQQRERLEKLGIAISSRLSEMESALPELDTRLESDPASLETWKEIAALQARMAYLTKWQAQIRERLLQLMM